A region from the Panicum hallii strain FIL2 chromosome 1, PHallii_v3.1, whole genome shotgun sequence genome encodes:
- the LOC112877603 gene encoding proliferating cell nuclear antigen: MLELRLVQGSLLKKVLEAIRELVTDANFDCSGTGFSLQAMDSSHVALVALLLRAEGFEHYRCDRNLSMGMNLNNMAKMLRCAGNDDIITIKADDGSDTVTFMFESPKQDKIADFEMKLMDIDSEHLGIPDSEYQAIVRMPSAEFMRICKDLSSIGDTVVISVTKEGVKFSTSGEIGSANIVCRQNQTVDKPEEATIIEMQEPVSLTFALRYMNSFTKASSLSDQVTISLSSELPVVVEYKIAEMGYIRFYLAPKIEEDEEMKP, from the exons ATGTTGGAGCTACGGTTGGTGCAGGGGAGCCTCCTCAAGAAGGTCCTGGAGGCCATCCGCGAGCTGGTCACCGATGCCAACTTTGACTGCTCCGGGACCGGGTTCTCGCTGCAGGCCATGGACTCCAGCCACGTCGCGCTCGTCGCCCTGCTCCTCCGCGCCGAGGGGTTCGAGCACTACCGCTGCGACCGCAACCTCTCCATGGGCATGAACCTCAATAACATGGCCAAGATGCTCCGCTGCGCCGGCAACGACGACATCATCACCATCAAGGCCGACGATGGATCTGACACCGTCACATTCATGTTCGAGTCGCCCA AGCAAGATAAGATTGCTGACTTCGAGATGAAGCTCATGGACATCGATAGCGAGCACCTTGGCATCCCGGATTCCGAGTACCAGGCCATCGTCCGCATGCCGTCTGCTGAGTTTATGAGGATCTGCAAGGACCTCAGCAGCATCGGGGACACAG TTGTCATCTCGGTGACTAAAGAGGGCGTCAAGTTCTCAACCTCAGGAGAAATTGGGAGCGCAAACATTGTCTGCAGGCAGAACCAAACTGTTGACAAG CCAGAAGAAGCTACCATTATAGAGATGCAAGAACCAGTTTCCCTGACGTTTGCCCTGAGGTACATGAACTCCTTCACCAAGGCATCTTCACTGTCTGACCAAGTGACTATCAGCCTTTCATCCGAGCTACCAGTGGTGGTTGAGTACAAGATCGCAGAGATGGGCTACATTAGATTCTATCTGGCGCCAAAGATTGAGGAAGATGAGGAGATGAAGCCTTGA
- the LOC112883891 gene encoding pentatricopeptide repeat-containing protein At3g23020 gives MLIPCDCFLHVPALPLTPLQNSTASVPCRDKGLTLQINSVYAPARTYEICPELTVTCMVARQTGKGKKKGNWIHYSGSLPAMLKALDDVQDVGEALWPWKDTLSNQERTILLKEQKDWRRAVEIFDWFRRERGHELNVIHYNVMLCTVGRARRWDLVLNLWHEMHSCGVAPDNSTYGTLIDVCCKGGREHATLLWLGDMCKRGLIPDEVTMSIVLQALKKAGEYEMAELLFRKWSSDSSGRMEGHPRYSLYTYNTLIDTYGKAGQLEKVSDTFNQMLKEGVAPSVITFNTMIHVWGKHHRIERVSSLVRMMEEFQCFPDTRTYNILISLYREINDIDVAEYYFWKMKAENLVPDVVSCRTLLYGYSIRGMVTKAEALLKEMDERGFLIDEYTQSALTRMYVSAGMLQQAWHWFDRFHHQMNSDCFSANIDAFVEKGYIVLAEKAFICCLKKKMLSVSVCNVMIKGYGLVDKLDEACEVADGMERYDILPDYVTYSSLIQLLSTAKLPKKALHYLKKMQAVKLLSDCVPYSVVINSFAKNGDLGMVEYLFREMITSGIRADVFLYSILIDAFAEVGKVQQAAAYFGLMKKDGLCESATIYNSLIKLYTK, from the exons ATGCTGATCCCGTGCGATTGCTTCCTCCATGTTCCTGCACTGCCACTGACTCCATTACAGAATTCTACAGCTTCGGTGCCCTGCAGAGATAAAGGCCTCACTTTGCAGATCAACTCTGTATATGCACCAGCTAGAACCTATGAAATTTGCCCGGAATTGACAGTTACATGCATGGTTGCCAGACAGACTGGcaaagggaagaagaaaggcaactGGATCCATTACAGTGGGTCGCTTCCAGCAATGCTGAAGGCACTGGATGATGTCCAGGATGTCGGGGAAGCGCTCTGGCCATGGAAGGACACACTGAGCAACCAGGAGAGGACGATTCTCCTCAAGGAGCAGAAAGATTGGAGACGGGCTGTTGAGATCTTTGACTGGTTTCGCAGGGAGAGGGGCCATGAGCTCAATGTGATTCACTACAATGTTATGCTATGTACAGTTGGGCGAGCCAGGAGATGGGATCTCGTTCTTAATCTGTGGCATGAGATGCATTCCTGTGGTGTGGCACCAGACAACTCGACATACGGTACATTGATCGATGTATGTTGCAAAGGGGGAAGAGAACATGCGACTTTGCTTTGGCTCGGGGACATGTGCAAGCGGGGTTTGATTCCTGATGAGGTCACTATGAGTATCGTGCTGCAGGCGCTTAAGAAGGCTGGAGAGTATGAAATGGCCGAGCTTTTATTCAGAAAGTGGTCCTCAGACTCAAGTGGAAGGATGGAGGGACACCCTCGCTACAGCTTGTACACTTACAACACCTTGATTGACACTTATGGAAAAGCCGGTCAACTTGAGAAAGTATCAGATACATTCAATCAAATGTTGAAAGAAGGAGTTGCGCCAAGTGTTATTACTTTCAACACAATGATTCATGTTTGGGGTAAACACCATAGAATAGAGCGAGTTTCTTCTTTGGTGAGGATGATGGAGGAATTCCAGTGCTTTCCTGACACTAGGACTTACAATATACTGATCTCACTGTACAGAGAAATCAACGATATTGATGTTGCAGAGTACTACTTCTGGAAGATGAAGGCAGAAAATTTGGTACCAGATGTAGTGAGCTGCCGCACACTCTTATATGGATACTCTATCAGGGGCATGGTCACTAAAGCGGAAGCCCTTCTAAAAGAAATGGATGAGAGGGGCTTTTTGATAGATGAATACACACAATCAGCTTTGACGAGGATGTATGTAAGTGCTGGGATGCTTCAGCAAGCATGGCATTGGTTTGACAGATTCCATCACCAGATGAATTCTGATTGCTTTTCTGCAAATATTGATGCATTTGTTGAGAAAGGATACATAGTTCTTGCAGAGAAGGCTTTTATATGCTGCCTAAAGAAGAAGATGCTCAGTGTTTCTGTCTGCAATGTTATGATCAAAGGATATGGGTTGGTAGACAAGCTAGATGAGGCATGTGAGGTAGCTGATGGCATGGAGAGGTATGACATTTTACCTGATTACGTGACATACAGTTCTCTCATTCAACTTCTGTCAACAGCTAAACTGCCAAAGAAGGCTCTTCACTACTTGAAAAAAATGCAAGCAGTAAAACTGCTGTCAGACTGTGTTCCATACTCTGTGGTAATTAATAGCTTTGCTAAAAATGGTGATTTAGGAATGGTTGAATACCTATTTAGAGAAATGATCACTTCAGGGATCCGTGCTGATGTTTTCCTCTACTCTATTTTAATTGATGCTTTTGCTGAAGTTGGAAAGGTCCAACAAGCTGCAGCATATTTTGGTTTGATGAAAAAAGATGGCTTATGTGAGAGTGCTACAATCTACAATTCTTTGATTAAGCTCTATACAAAG TGA
- the LOC112883903 gene encoding uncharacterized protein LOC112883903 isoform X2, with the protein MDAQQLDLFLRHQSMANICESEDALGSSESEPARPARPRGKRSRAAEVHNLSEKRRRSKINEKMKALQTLIPNSSKTDKASMLDDAIEYLKQLQLQVQMLSMRNGLYLPPANLSGVPEALAPSEVCATLNQSGVKASDSGVALLPVNQSSVAHHSFDPPNHDQRHNKSLVLQSVPTSSTTIARFLQEPAQANLQSFQLALPPEEDMMLKHHLTSVQETTSLPGHELKLASQETCMVNSGRFDRGSQRKEVARDMMPKNTESVLLMPYLHSLQSGDANGGLRAESS; encoded by the exons ATGGACGCGCAGCAGCTGGATTTGTTCCTGCGTCACCAGAGCATGGCCAACATCTGCGAGAGCGAG GATGCGCTGGGGTCGTCGGAGTCGGAGCCCGCGAGGCCGGCGCGCCCGCGCGGCAAGAGGAGCCGCGCCGCCGAGGTGCACAACCTCTCGGAGAAG aggaggaggagcaagATCAACGAGAAGATGAAGGCGCTGCAGACCCTCATACCCAACTCGAGCAAG ACGGACAAGGCCTCTATGCTTGACGATGCCATTGAGTACCTGAAGCAGCTTCAGCTACAAGTGCAG ATGTTGTCTATGAGGAATGGCCTGTATCTACCCCCAGCAAACTTATCTGGAGTACCTGAGGCTCTGGCACCCTCAGAAGTGTGTGCCACGCTTAACCAAAGTGGTGTCAAGGCATCAGATTCTGGGGTTGCCCTACTTCCTGTGAACCAAAGTTCTGTAGCTCATCATTCATTTGATCCACCAAATCATGACCAACGGCATAACAAATCGCTTGTCTTGCAAAGTGTCCCTACTAGTTCAACGACCATAGCTCGATTCCTTCAAGAGCCAGCTCAGGCCAACCTTCAATCCTTTCAGCTAGCTCTACCTCCTGAG GAGGACATGATGTTAAAGCATCACCTAACTTCCGTTCAAGAAACCACGTCTTTACCAG GGCATGAGCTCAAGCTTGCTAGTCAGGAAACATGTATGGTTAATTCTGGTCGTTTCGATAGAGGTTCACAAAGGAAAGAAGTAGCACGGGACATGATGCCGAAAAACACTGAAAGTGTACTACTTATGCCATACTTGCACAG CTTGCAAAGCGGTGACGCCAACGGAGGTCTGAGGGCAGAATCAAGCTAG
- the LOC112883903 gene encoding transcription factor EC-like isoform X1 encodes MDAQQLDLFLRHQSMANICESEDALGSSESEPARPARPRGKRSRAAEVHNLSEKRRRSKINEKMKALQTLIPNSSKTDKASMLDDAIEYLKQLQLQVQMLSMRNGLYLPPANLSGVPEALAPSEVCATLNQSGVKASDSGVALLPVNQSSVAHHSFDPPNHDQRHNKSLVLQSVPTSSTTIARFLQEPAQANLQSFQLALPPEMIFKEDMMLKHHLTSVQETTSLPGHELKLASQETCMVNSGRFDRGSQRKEVARDMMPKNTESVLLMPYLHSLQSGDANGGLRAESS; translated from the exons ATGGACGCGCAGCAGCTGGATTTGTTCCTGCGTCACCAGAGCATGGCCAACATCTGCGAGAGCGAG GATGCGCTGGGGTCGTCGGAGTCGGAGCCCGCGAGGCCGGCGCGCCCGCGCGGCAAGAGGAGCCGCGCCGCCGAGGTGCACAACCTCTCGGAGAAG aggaggaggagcaagATCAACGAGAAGATGAAGGCGCTGCAGACCCTCATACCCAACTCGAGCAAG ACGGACAAGGCCTCTATGCTTGACGATGCCATTGAGTACCTGAAGCAGCTTCAGCTACAAGTGCAG ATGTTGTCTATGAGGAATGGCCTGTATCTACCCCCAGCAAACTTATCTGGAGTACCTGAGGCTCTGGCACCCTCAGAAGTGTGTGCCACGCTTAACCAAAGTGGTGTCAAGGCATCAGATTCTGGGGTTGCCCTACTTCCTGTGAACCAAAGTTCTGTAGCTCATCATTCATTTGATCCACCAAATCATGACCAACGGCATAACAAATCGCTTGTCTTGCAAAGTGTCCCTACTAGTTCAACGACCATAGCTCGATTCCTTCAAGAGCCAGCTCAGGCCAACCTTCAATCCTTTCAGCTAGCTCTACCTCCTGAG ATGATCTTCAAGGAGGACATGATGTTAAAGCATCACCTAACTTCCGTTCAAGAAACCACGTCTTTACCAG GGCATGAGCTCAAGCTTGCTAGTCAGGAAACATGTATGGTTAATTCTGGTCGTTTCGATAGAGGTTCACAAAGGAAAGAAGTAGCACGGGACATGATGCCGAAAAACACTGAAAGTGTACTACTTATGCCATACTTGCACAG CTTGCAAAGCGGTGACGCCAACGGAGGTCTGAGGGCAGAATCAAGCTAG
- the LOC112883881 gene encoding uncharacterized protein At4g04980-like: MVLNQSNQEASAASNRHEGLALLTAIAEDTGFCNPSPLPNHLALEKSLISKILVLREALDLPCRSSCDALDPLLLDTLEALKITYPKCLSGLSGNHTSSEQQGLVHLRKVLMSVQERSQLSNLGVEKQTIIESESLDRVGGHVAMIFDQVIPVAKEIFSFMESSTSAKAAAAAAVRPEKRSLPPALCRTRSLVHRRSAGHHPSDSAEVATPCPDGAMRHAKQLKFQKPVPRQEADEGGCTGEGGQTSRRDPPSTPTGDSVLLQSTPSSMSPHPLSAPPPSPMPLLGMPMLLQSLEAMQQDDNASPAVVSPPDAQPAKVAAPTAQQDTVDVDDSAISVSMEAGQPSSPSSMDGNAAVPSVLPPPPPPLPANGDRVQGGPSTDKPAEVVASASSPPQGGPPANVSRAPPPPPPGNISAALRAKKAGKLKRSTQMGTLYRHLRDRVEGPCAHGGKRQTGNKPRTPGGSKSEAGQGMADALAEMTKRSAYFRQIEEDAENHAAAILELKDAIGSFESRDMAELVRFHQHVEQQLVCLTDETQVLARFEGFPSKKLESLRMAAALYSKLDGTVSKLKGWKLAAPLSNQLDRVEGYFNKIKDDVDMIERNKDEEAKRFLSHNIHFDFAVLVRIKECMVDLSSNCLELALKESKHARETSAVQSPGASPQAAAPSKMLWRVFQLAFRVYNFAGGQDERADRLTATLAHEIEAHPL; this comes from the exons GAGGCCTCAGCTGCGTCCAACAGACATGAAGGCCTCGCGTTATTGACGGCAATTGCTGAAGACACTGGCTTCTGCAACCCTAGTCCTTTGCCAAATCACTTGGCGTTGGAGAAAAGCCTCATCAGCAAGATCCTCGTTCTGAGAGAGGCTCTGGATCTGCCATGTCGAAGTTCATGCGATGCGTTGGATCCG TTACTTCTGGATACCCTGGAGGCTCTGAAGATTACATATCCGAAATGTTTATCAGGCCTATCAGGAAACCATACATCCTCTGAACAGCAG GGTCTTGTTCACCTCCGCAAAGTCCTCATGTCAGTACAAGAACGCAGCCAATTGAGTAACTTGGGCGTTGAGAAGCAAACAATCATAGAGAGCGAGAGCTTAGATCGTGTAG GTGGGCATGTCGCTATGATTTTTGATCAGGTGATTCCGGTGGCGAAAGAAATCTTCAGTTTCATGGAAAGCTCCACGAGTGcaaaagcagcagcagcagcagcagttcgtCCAGAAAAAAGAAGCCTCCCTCCTGCTCTCTGTCGCACCAGATCTCTGGTGCACCGCAGAAGTGCCGGCCATCATCCATCAGACAGTGCCGAGGTTGCAACACCTTGCCCAGACGGTGCAATGAGGCACGCGAAACAATTGAAATTTCAGAAACCGGTGCCGAGGCAAGAGGCGGATGAAGGCGGTTGCACCGGGGAGGGTGGCCAGACCAGCAGGCGTGATCCACCGTCAACTCCTACCGGTGACTCTGTACTGCTACAGTCGACGCCGTCGTCTATGTCCCCACATCCACTGTCGGCGCCGCCACCCTCCCCCATGCCCTTGCTGGGCATGCCCATGCTGCTGCAGTCGTTGGAGGCAATGCAGCAAGATGACAATGCCTCCCCGGCAGTGGTGTCACCCCCAGACGCACAGCCTGCTAAGGTGGCAGCGCCGACGGCACAGCAAGACACGGTTGATGTCGACGACTCTGCAATCTCCGTGTCAATGGAGGCAGGTCAGCCTAGCTCACCGTCATCCATGGACGGCAATGCCGCCGTGCCAAGCgtactgccgccgccgccgccgccacttccGGCGAACGGAGACAGAGTGCAAGGAGGACCATCTACAGACAAACCCGCTGAGGTAGTGGCAAGCGCATCGTCTCCGCCGCAAGGAGGGCCGCCTGCAAATGTCTcacgagcgccgccccctccgcctcCTGGAAACATCTCGGCCGCGCTGCGCGCCAAGAAAGCGGGCAAGCTGAAACGGTCTACACAGATGGGCACCCTGTACAGGCATCTGCGGGACAGAGTGGAAGGCCCTTGTGCGCACGGCGGCAAGAGACAGACCGGGAACAAGCCCCGGACGCCGGGCGGGTCCAAGAGCGAAGCCGGCCAGGGCATGGCCGATGCGTTGGCGGAGATGACCAAGAG GTCGGCCTACTTCCGGCAAATCGAGGAGGACGCGGAGAACCACGCCGCGGCAATCCTGGAGCTGAAGGACGCCATCGGCTCGTTCGAGTCCAGGGACATGGCTGAGCTAGTGAGGTTCCATCAACACGTCGAGCAGCAGCTGGTGTGCCTGACCGACGAGACACAG GTGTTGGCGAGGTTCGAGGGCTTCCCTTCCAAGAAGCTGGAATCGCTGAGGATGGCGGCCGCGCTCTACTCCAAGCTGGATGGCACCGTGTCGAAGCTCAAGGGCTGGAAGCTGGCTGCCCCCCTCTCGAATCAGCTTGACAGAGTCGAGGGCTACTTCAACAAG ATCAAAGACGACGTGGACATGATAGAGCGGAACAAAGACGAGGAGGCGAAGCGGTTCCTGTCTCACAACATCCACTTCGACTTCGCCGTGCTGGTCCGGATCAAGGAGTGCATGGTGGACCTATCGTCCAACTGCCTGGAGCTAGCCTTGAAG GAGAGCAAGCATGCCAGGGAGACGAGCGCAGTACAGTCGCCAGGTGCTTCTCCGCAGGCCGCAGCGCCGTCGAAGATGCTGTGGCGGGTGTTCCAGCTGGCCTTCCGGGTGTACAACTTCGCCGGCGGCCAGGACGAGCGGGCGGACAGGCTGACGGCCACCCTAGCGCACGAGATCGAGGCCCATCCCCTCTAA